In Paenibacillus sp. BIC5C1, a genomic segment contains:
- the dxs gene encoding 1-deoxy-D-xylulose-5-phosphate synthase yields MLLPQIKQPSDLKSMSQDDLVLLSAEIRQFLIEKLSVTGGHLAPNLGVVELTVALHYCYNSPVDKMIFDVGHQAYVHKVLTGRMDRFDTLRQHNGLCGFVKRNESEHDVWEAGHSSTSLSAAMGMALARDLKGEDNQVIAMIGDGALTGGMAFEALNHIGHEQKKLMVILNDNEMSIAPNVGAMHKYLSKIRSDRHYLKAKDDVEGMLKKIPAIGDRLAKSASWIKDSVKYMMVPGVLFEELGFTYLGPIDGHDIPKLIETFKQADNVDGPVMVHVLTTKGKGYQPAEADSHKWHGISPYKIESGQVLKAVGKPMYTEVFGKTLIDLAKQDKRIVAVTPAMPTGSGLIPFSKEFPDRMIDVGIAEQHAATMCAALAMEGLKPVFAVYSTFMQRAYDQIVHDICRHNANVMFAIDRAGFVGPDGETHQGVYDVAFMRHIPNIVLMMPKDENELRHMMKTALEYNEGPIAYRYPRNNVVGVPLDDELIPIPIGTWEQLRPSEGYAIIASGSMVQLAEEAAETVKREGITAGVINARFLKPLDEQMLRDLAVRGTKLIVLEEASQAGSMGSAVLEFYAEQGLHDVHVQLMGIPDRFIEHGSIEDQRAEVGLTVENVSSELRSMAAQSSYGMSRTRFPS; encoded by the coding sequence GTGCTGCTTCCACAAATTAAACAACCCAGTGATCTAAAGTCGATGTCTCAGGATGATCTCGTTCTTTTGTCGGCTGAGATCCGGCAGTTTCTGATTGAGAAGCTGTCCGTTACAGGGGGCCATCTCGCACCCAACTTAGGAGTGGTTGAGCTCACGGTAGCCCTGCATTACTGCTACAACAGCCCAGTGGACAAAATGATCTTTGATGTAGGGCATCAGGCTTACGTACACAAGGTTCTAACAGGGCGGATGGATCGTTTTGATACACTGCGTCAGCATAATGGCTTATGTGGATTTGTTAAACGTAACGAGAGTGAACATGATGTATGGGAAGCGGGTCACAGCAGTACATCATTATCTGCTGCGATGGGTATGGCGCTTGCTCGTGATCTCAAAGGGGAAGACAATCAGGTTATCGCGATGATTGGGGATGGAGCGCTTACAGGTGGTATGGCCTTTGAAGCTCTCAATCACATTGGTCATGAGCAGAAAAAGCTGATGGTTATCCTGAATGATAATGAAATGTCCATTGCTCCGAATGTCGGGGCTATGCATAAATATTTGAGCAAAATTCGTTCGGATCGCCATTATTTAAAAGCCAAGGATGACGTGGAAGGAATGCTCAAGAAAATTCCTGCCATAGGGGATCGTTTGGCCAAATCGGCGAGCTGGATTAAAGATAGTGTCAAATACATGATGGTTCCAGGAGTTCTGTTCGAAGAGTTGGGCTTCACTTATTTGGGACCCATTGATGGACACGACATTCCGAAATTGATTGAAACGTTCAAACAGGCGGATAACGTGGATGGACCTGTAATGGTTCATGTCTTGACAACCAAAGGAAAAGGCTATCAGCCAGCTGAGGCCGATTCACACAAATGGCACGGAATTTCTCCGTACAAGATCGAATCAGGTCAAGTGCTTAAAGCTGTAGGCAAACCGATGTATACGGAAGTGTTTGGTAAAACGTTGATTGATCTTGCCAAGCAGGATAAACGAATTGTAGCGGTAACTCCAGCCATGCCAACAGGTTCAGGTCTCATTCCTTTCAGTAAGGAATTCCCTGATCGCATGATTGACGTGGGTATTGCCGAACAGCATGCGGCCACCATGTGTGCAGCACTGGCTATGGAAGGGTTAAAACCTGTATTTGCCGTCTATTCGACGTTTATGCAACGTGCGTATGATCAGATTGTACATGATATTTGTCGTCATAACGCCAATGTCATGTTCGCCATTGACCGTGCTGGATTTGTCGGTCCAGATGGTGAAACGCATCAAGGTGTGTACGATGTGGCGTTTATGCGTCATATTCCGAATATCGTTCTGATGATGCCTAAGGATGAGAATGAACTGCGCCATATGATGAAGACGGCGCTTGAATATAATGAAGGTCCAATTGCTTATCGTTATCCACGAAACAATGTTGTAGGTGTGCCTCTTGATGATGAACTCATTCCGATTCCAATCGGTACATGGGAACAGCTACGTCCGTCTGAAGGTTATGCTATCATCGCTTCGGGATCTATGGTACAGCTTGCTGAAGAAGCTGCAGAGACGGTTAAAAGAGAAGGCATTACGGCTGGCGTAATTAACGCCCGCTTCCTTAAGCCTCTTGATGAGCAGATGCTGCGTGATCTGGCAGTTCGAGGCACGAAGTTAATTGTGCTTGAAGAAGCATCACAGGCAGGCAGTATGGGCAGTGCAGTTCTGGAGTTTTACGCAGAACAAGGGCTGCATGATGTGCATGTACAACTGATGGGCATTCCAGATCGATTCATTGAACATGGCAGTATTGAGGATCAAAGAGCTGAAGTGGGACTTACAGTTGAGAATGTGAGCTCAGAGCTGCGTAGCATGGCAGCCCAATCTTCGTATGGTATGTCCAGAACTCGGTTCCCTTCATAA
- a CDS encoding polyprenyl synthetase family protein — protein sequence MSNRPSFETYLEEVTAEVTGELKQTLPVHWDVPQSLVDAMQYSLMAGGKRLRPLLVVAAAEAFGAQRTAALPVACAVEMVHTYSLIHDDLPAMDNDDYRRGKLTNHKVFGEATAILAGDALLTHAFYSIVQSGRRSGVSADALLSIVEELSELAGARGMVGGQVADMEGEQGMTDLAQLQYIHLHKTGDLIVFSLIAGARIGGATEGQLEALRVFGRDLGLAFQIQDDILDLTGDEQKMGKKTQSDVNQQKVTYPYFIGMDASLQEVKSLTQSAKDALGRAELPDPSRLMEIADYLMSRDH from the coding sequence ATGAGTAATCGTCCTTCGTTTGAAACGTATCTTGAGGAAGTCACAGCTGAAGTGACGGGAGAGTTGAAGCAGACTCTTCCTGTTCATTGGGATGTACCTCAGTCACTGGTTGACGCTATGCAGTATTCACTTATGGCCGGGGGCAAACGCCTTCGTCCACTTCTGGTCGTTGCTGCGGCGGAAGCCTTCGGTGCACAGCGTACAGCTGCATTGCCGGTAGCCTGCGCCGTGGAGATGGTTCATACGTATTCGTTGATCCACGATGACCTGCCCGCCATGGATAATGACGACTATCGCAGGGGAAAATTAACGAACCACAAAGTATTTGGCGAAGCGACAGCAATATTGGCTGGCGATGCACTGTTAACGCATGCTTTTTATAGTATTGTTCAGTCAGGTCGTCGCAGCGGTGTGTCTGCAGATGCATTGTTGTCCATTGTGGAGGAGTTGTCCGAACTGGCTGGAGCAAGAGGTATGGTTGGCGGACAAGTAGCTGATATGGAAGGCGAGCAGGGCATGACAGATCTTGCTCAATTGCAATACATTCATTTGCACAAGACCGGAGATTTGATTGTGTTTTCCCTCATTGCCGGCGCTCGAATTGGTGGTGCTACAGAAGGACAGTTGGAGGCGCTACGCGTATTTGGTAGAGACCTGGGGCTGGCTTTCCAGATTCAGGATGATATTCTGGATTTGACGGGTGACGAGCAGAAAATGGGCAAGAAGACGCAAAGTGATGTGAATCAGCAAAAGGTCACATACCCATATTTTATTGGTATGGATGCCTCTCTTCAAGAAGTGAAGTCCCTGACGCAATCTGCGAAAGATGCGCTCGGCAGAGCGGAGTTACCTGACCCTTCCAGACTGATGGAGATTGCAGATTATTTAATGAGTCGAGATCATTAG
- the xseB gene encoding exodeoxyribonuclease VII small subunit, with amino-acid sequence MANEPELNFEEAMAALEDIVGQLEHGDVPLEQAIDLFQRGMKLSQLCGLKLEQVERKIEMIVEEDGELRKKPFGAAVDESGEVNE; translated from the coding sequence ATGGCGAATGAACCGGAATTGAATTTTGAAGAGGCAATGGCGGCATTGGAGGACATCGTAGGTCAGCTTGAGCATGGTGATGTTCCACTGGAACAAGCCATCGATTTGTTTCAGCGCGGAATGAAACTTTCCCAACTTTGTGGTTTGAAGCTGGAACAAGTGGAACGTAAGATCGAGATGATCGTAGAAGAGGATGGGGAACTTCGCAAAAAACCGTTCGGCGCTGCCGTCGACGAAAGCGGTGAAGTCAATGAGTAA
- the xseA gene encoding exodeoxyribonuclease VII large subunit, with product MADQKIYSIKDLNRYIRMKLESDQVLSDVWLRGEISNFTHHSSGHMYFTLKDKDSRIKSIMFASHNQRLPFVPKEGARVIARGNVSVYERDGQYQFYATQMQPDGIGSLYLAYEQLKKKLEDEGLFSTSRKRQIPRFPQTIGVVTSPTGAAVRDIMITLQRRYPSAQVILYPVLVQGKGAAPSIVKAINNLNRMGEADVLIVGRGGGSLEELWAFNEEIVARAIVGSAIPVISAVGHETDFTIADFAADLRAATPTAAAELAVPNRAELLDQIAQRQRQLQHSLRQRAVHNRERLARLQRSPVLVHPRRTLMQHTERLDMLQQRLLRTVDTRMKWTTEKQERLRAALQRFNPREQVNAARRENASARRQLEVAIRSITRAKQQQWKSSVRHLDALSPLKVMSRGYSLVYDEQEQRLIKSMKDVQPGDSIKIKLTDGQLDCQVWGMKEDDNTHGE from the coding sequence GTGGCAGATCAAAAAATTTACTCCATCAAAGACCTGAACCGATACATCCGGATGAAACTGGAATCGGATCAGGTACTGTCGGATGTATGGCTGCGCGGAGAGATCTCCAATTTTACACATCACTCCAGCGGTCATATGTATTTTACATTGAAGGACAAGGACAGCCGAATTAAGTCCATTATGTTTGCTTCCCATAATCAACGATTGCCCTTTGTACCGAAGGAGGGTGCAAGGGTTATAGCTCGTGGTAATGTCTCGGTGTATGAGCGGGATGGACAATATCAGTTCTACGCTACACAGATGCAACCGGACGGTATTGGAAGTTTGTATTTGGCCTATGAGCAGCTGAAAAAAAAGCTGGAGGACGAGGGGCTGTTCTCTACATCGCGGAAAAGGCAGATTCCCCGTTTTCCACAGACGATTGGTGTGGTCACCTCACCTACAGGTGCAGCGGTAAGGGATATCATGATTACATTGCAACGCAGATATCCTTCTGCCCAAGTGATTCTATATCCTGTACTCGTTCAAGGTAAAGGTGCGGCTCCTTCCATTGTGAAGGCCATCAACAACTTGAACCGAATGGGCGAAGCCGATGTGTTGATTGTTGGACGAGGCGGTGGATCACTGGAGGAGTTATGGGCTTTCAATGAGGAGATCGTGGCTAGAGCAATTGTGGGTTCGGCTATTCCTGTGATTTCAGCGGTTGGGCATGAAACGGATTTTACAATTGCCGATTTTGCTGCTGATCTGCGTGCGGCAACGCCTACGGCTGCTGCCGAACTGGCAGTACCCAATCGAGCTGAACTGCTTGATCAGATCGCTCAGCGCCAGCGCCAGCTGCAGCACAGTTTACGCCAGCGTGCTGTTCATAATCGGGAGCGACTAGCCAGATTGCAACGCTCACCTGTGCTTGTGCATCCTAGGCGTACCTTAATGCAGCATACGGAGCGACTGGATATGCTGCAGCAGCGTCTTCTACGAACTGTAGATACACGTATGAAATGGACAACTGAGAAACAGGAGCGTTTGCGTGCAGCGCTGCAGCGATTCAATCCACGTGAACAGGTGAATGCAGCAAGACGTGAAAATGCATCAGCCCGGCGTCAACTGGAGGTTGCAATCCGATCCATCACGAGAGCGAAGCAGCAGCAGTGGAAATCATCTGTACGTCATTTGGATGCGCTTAGCCCGCTCAAAGTCATGTCACGCGGATACAGCCTTGTATATGACGAGCAGGAGCAGAGATTGATTAAATCGATGAAGGATGTACAGCCTGGAGATTCGATAAAGATTAAATTAACAGACGGACAGTTGGACTGTCAGGTTTGGGGAATGAAGGAGGACGACAATACCCATGGCGAATGA